In Hermetia illucens chromosome 5, iHerIll2.2.curated.20191125, whole genome shotgun sequence, a single window of DNA contains:
- the LOC119657821 gene encoding sphingomyelin phosphodiesterase-like, protein MMLRAPIEIRRREYETLSDSQQSVTCALCKSAVNVLLKYRRDGKDADYMRNLAVGLCVQANIQPAPVCEGLIDKMLNVLLHIVDEKPSLSALSICSVLLQGPGCTAEQPHFDWKVEVSPYIERTPIAAKSFIPPSTADDLKIVHLTDIHYDPLYEAGSLANCPNPMCCRSTGENLTDVAESAGYWGDYRDCDSPLHLVENSLDAILSEHPDADYIYYTGDYIDHAIWLTSVEGNKKSIHAMDELLKEKFKGIPLFPLIGNHEPDPLNLFAPEYVKEKGLESGWLYDYLAEEWSTWLPKEAQETVRKGGYYTVSPQKGFRIIGINNNDCYTFNFWLLFDPSYLKKQLQWLQDTLFEAERVGEYVHILAHIPSGSGSCHYTWSREFTRIVDRYHNTISGIFNGHTHKDHFQVYYSKSKPSVPVNVAWNGGSITPYSNVNPNYRVYGVEPKTYQIVHHETWITNLTLANLHPDKSPEWVKEYTFAEAYGAEDLSPAGLDQLLHKFASNKTLLKKYWTYKFKLGDPTLKAGCGDNCLKNHLCDMATTQGNDLAKCDELLKVFAEKNE, encoded by the exons ATGATGCTTAGAGCTCCAATCGAAATTCGACGTAGAGAATATGAAACATTGTCAGACTCACAACAG agTGTGACTTGCGCACTGTGTAAATCCGCTGTTAATGTGCTACTCAAGTATCGTCGTGACGGCAAGGATGCAGATTATATGCGCAACCTAGCTGTGGGCCTGTGTGTTCAAGCCAATATCCAACCTGCACCGGTTTGTGAAGGATTGATTGACAAAATGTTG AATGTGCTTCTCCACATTGTCGACGAAAAACCAAGTCTTTCAGCCCTCTCGATTTGTAGTGTTCTCCTACAAGGACCTGGTTGTACTGCTGAACAGCCTCATTTTGACTGGAAAGTTGAAGTTAGTCCATACATAGAAAGGACTCCAATAGCTGCAAAGAGCTTCATCCCTCCATCGACTGCTGATGATTTGAAAATTGTACATTTGACTGATATCCATTATGATCCACTATATGAAGCGGGATCGTTAGCCAATTGTCCGAATCCAATGTGCTGTCGTAGTACAGGAGAAAATCTGACTGATGTTGCCGAAAGTGCCGGCTATTGGGGTGACTATCGAGATTGTGATTCTCCGCTCCACCTTGTTGAGAATTCTTTAGATGCAATTCTTAGTGAGCATCCTGATGCGGACTATATTTATTACACTGGGGATTACATTGATCACGCTATTTGGCTTACCTCAGTTGAGGGCAACAAAAAATCTATCCATGCAATGGATGAATTATTAAAGGAAAAGTTTAAGGGTATTCCACTCTTCCCGCTGATTGGTAACCACGAACCCGATCCATTGAATTT GTTCGCGCCAGAGTATGTTAAGGAGAAGGGGCTTGAGTCTGGTTGGCTATACGATTACCTTGCAGAAGAATGGTCAACGTGGTTACCAAAGGAAGCACAAGAGACTGTTCGCAAGGGCGGCTACTACACTGTATCACCACAAAAAGGTTTCAGGATTatcggcatcaacaacaacgACTGCTACACCTTCAATTTCTGGCTACTGTTTGATCCAAGCTATCTTAAAAAGCAACTACAGTGGCTCCAGGATACTCTCTTCGAAGCTGAACGGGTTGGTGAGTATGTCCACATTCTGGCACATATTCCATCCGGCTCAGGAAGCTGCCATTACACTTGGTCACGCGAATTCACTCGTATCGTTGATCGCTACCACAATACTATTAGCGGCATCTTCAACGGACACACACATAAGGACCACTTCCAGGTTTATTATTCAAAATCTAAACCATCCGTTCCAGTTAACGTAGCTTGGAACGGAGGAAGTATTACTCCCTATAGCAATGTTAATCCGAATTACCGCGTTTATGGAGTTGAACCCAAGACATAT CAAATCGTTCATCATGAAACCTGGATAACGAATCTTACTCTAGCCAATTTGCACCCTGACAAATCACCAGAGTGGGTCAAGGAGTATACTTTTGCGGAAGCATATGGTGCAGAAGATTTGAGCCCTGCAGGACTTGATCAACTTTTGCATAAATTTGCATCAAACAAAACTCTTTTGAAGAAG TATTGGACTTACAAATTTAAACTTGGTGACCCTACTCTTAAAGCTGGCTGTGGCGATAATTGCCTAAAGAATCATCTCTGTGACATGGCAACAACGCAAGGAAACGACTTGGCCAAGTGTGACGAACTCCTCAAAGTATTTGCGGAGAAAAacgaataa